The following are from one region of the Nicotiana tomentosiformis chromosome 7, ASM39032v3, whole genome shotgun sequence genome:
- the LOC104103200 gene encoding uncharacterized protein, producing MSIEECEKMDLEVNGLNSLIDFSSENDNLIVNSSSPLPSWGLEEYPSSGATNIQEEMDMVGKGNRDDQFPQLHESKEPGKARKGKVNLRKSLAWDSAFFTDAGVLDAEELSSIMKGGEKHNLPMIEEDVRQSADSISTLESDNLTLEHIEAELFGDIRASIQNLTISSSGDVSTKTDSGANSSVKKVDLASKARIKQKLAPKRIIGAQAGLPKSQPKQITGTQRLGGLKQDKTQVTQSITRTTDGASLRPPKISTKSQPVSAGVTKRASLDVSRVKIDNNSTKTSTASVRGAQTPKASASNNASRVLPRPAMSMKPPSVGSSAAMRIPSTRSSSDSSGSTSSDKTAKSSIPAARRKVDSSKPTAQPSASAKLKTPSKAALKSKVPSGNSAVSAYLMSSKINSSISPASSISEWSSASSSSSAAMNQRSSNLRTSLETSSCRSFDSDTSTLDLKNHLSDQTSNKPEIVGTPITRGSLKQAGTISRPASMKPTGLRMPSPKMGYFDGVKAVHTPNGSHSSLSTALPKTEVTICSPKGNSNMKAKSVKVPFRANRKPETLKHLSPVSSSDKSNVSSALPKTEAPIGSPKGNSNTKTKRVKVPVRANRRPENLKHLSPVSSTDKSNVSDNHSGAPSDITLIPELSPEVHHEISGANTSKYMDVVAEEADPLENIRSAGLVASESENQGAVGNDAGASLVATKSENQGVASIDTGASLVATKSENQGVASIDTGASLVATKSENEGVAGNDAGASLVATKSENQGVVGNDTCASLVAIKSENQGIASTLNNKEVLAEGPDTVEHAAADGLVGIKSENHVIVSNDTVVIESGNQRASTLNNEEVVPERPDTFEHVAGDDLVAIKSENQVLANNDMDVIKIENQRLANSSNDKEVVAEGPDSVEHVPGDGLVAIKSEDQVMANNDVDVIKSENQRLANSSKDKEVVAEGPDSVEHVADDGLVAVKSESLSVLNSDMIAGLIATKGENQGPDSVEHVPSDGLVVITSENQSLLNSDMVTGLVATKGENQGVMENEMNLDTTGNTDIKTAEVVSDEKDSVGENIRWCETVDGDGVGAQCNLNYNTDIKDDMNTLEKTNTKKNVYQLNGQVEVSTTPFSDKVESLMSKLAYLSLNTPEIAVRRTPFAVKNSSVDCLDFSEEAVQVVGKTDLDLPSLEIDHKENNNL from the exons ATGTCAATTGAAGAGTGTGAAAAAATGGATCTTGAAGTGAATGGGCTTAATAGTCTTATTGATTTCTCATCAGAAAATGACAATCTTATTGTAAATTCTTCTTCTCCTCTCCCTTCTTGGGGTCTTGAAGAATACCCTTCTTCAG GAGCTACTAATATTCAAGAGGAAATGGACATGGTTGGTAAAGGTAACCGTGATGACCAGTTCCCCCAGCTGCATGAGTCAAAAGAGCCTGGAAAGGCCAGAAAAGGAAAGGTCAATTTACGCAAAAGTTTAGCTTGGGATAGTGCTTTCTTTACAGATGCAG GTGTGCTTGATGCCGAGGAGTTGTCCAGCATTATGAAGGGAGGTGAAAAACACAATTTACCTATGATTGAGGAGGATGTGCGACAATCTGCAGATTCAATCTCCACGTTGGAAAGTGATAATTTGACACTAGAACATATTGAAGCTGAGTTGTTCGGAGATATAAGAGCCTCAATCCAGAACCTAACCATTTCAAGTAGTGGGGATGTATCTACAAAGACAGATAGTGGAGCTAATTCTT CTGTGAAGAAAGTGGACCTTGCTTCAAAAGCTAGG ATAAAGCAAAAACTTGCTCCAAAAAGAATCATTGGAGCACAAGCCGGGttaccaaaaagtcaaccaaagcaAATTACCGGAACACAAAGATTGGGTGGGTTGAAGCAGGATAAGACACAAGTCACTCAG TCTATCACTAGAACTACAGATGGAGCATCATTAAGGCCTCCAAAAATTAGCACAAAGTCGCAACCTGTTTCTGCAGGTGTAACCAAAAGGGCTTCTTTGGATGTCTCACGAGTCAAAATTGATAATAACAGCACGAAAACTAGTACAG CTTCTGTTAGAGGGGCTCAGACGCCAAAAGCATCTGCCTCAAATAATGCTAGTAGGGTGTTACCGAGACCTGCTATGTCTATGAAGCCCCCTTCTGTCGGCTCTTCAGCTGCAATGAGAATACCTTCGACAAGATCTTCAAGTGATAGCTCCGGAAGTACTTCATCGGACAAGACAGCTAAATCTTCAATTCCTGCAGCGAGGAGAAAGGTGGATAGCAGCAAACCTACTGCTCAACCTTCTGCAAGTGCAAAACTCAAAACCCCTTCAAAAGCTGCATTGAAGAGTAAAGTACCGTCTGGGAATTCTGCCGTCTCAGCATATCTGATGTCCTCTAAGATCAACTCAAGCATATCACCTGCTAGTTCTATTAGTGAGTggtcttcagcatcatcatcatcttctgcTGCCATGAACCAAAGGTCAAGCAATTTAAGGACTAGCCTTGAGACAAGCTCCTGCAGATCATTTGACAGCGACACCTCAACTTTGGATCTGAAGAATCATTTAAGTGATCAGACCTCAAATAAGCCCGAAATTGTGGGAACACCTATAACTAGAGGAAGTTTAAAGCAAGCAGGCACAATTTCTCGTCCGGCCTCTATGAAACCAACGGGACTGCGCATGCCATCTCCGAAGATGGGTTACTTTGACGGG GTGAAGGCAGTCCATACTCCTAATGGTTCTCATTCCAGTTTGTCTACTGCGCTTCCCAAGACTGAAGTTACTATCTGTAGCCCAAAAGGAAATTCAAACATGAAAGCTAAGAGTGTAAAAGTTCCATTTAGGGCAAACAGAAAGCCCGAAACTCTGAAGCACCTCTCTCCTGTATCTTCTTCAGACAAGTCAAATGTTTCTTCTGCACTGCCCAAGACTGAAGCTCCCATTGGTAGCCCAAAAGGAAACTCAAACACGAAAACTAAGAGGGTAAAAGTTCCAGTTAGGGCAAATAGAAGGCCTGAAAATCTGAAGCACCTCTCTCCGGTATCCTCTACAGACAAGTCAAATGTTTCAGATAATCACTCTGGTGCTCCAAGTGATATTACTCTTATTCCTGAGTTATCTCCTGAAGTTCATCATGAAATAAGTGGAGCAAATACTTCGAAATATATGGATGTGGTGGCTGAAGAAGCTGATCCATTAGAAAACATTCGAAGTGCTGGTTTGGTTGCTTCTGAGAGTGAAAACCAAGGCGCGGTGGGCAATGATGCAGGTGCTAGTTTGGTTGCAACTAAGAGTGAAAACCAAGGCGTGGCCAGCATTGATACAGGTGCTAGTTTGGTTGCAACTAAGAGTGAAAACCAAGGCGTGGCCAGCATTGATACAGGTGCTAGTTTGGTTGCAACTAAGAGTGAAAACGAAGGTGTGGCAGGCAATGATGCAGGTGCTAGTTTGGTTGCAACTAAGAGTGAAAACCAAGGCGTGGTGGGCAATGACACATGTGCTAGTTTGGTTGCAATTAAGAGTGAAAACCAAGGCATAGCAAGCACTTTGAACAATAAGGAAGTGTTGGCCGAAGGACCTGATACAGTTGAACACGCTGCAGCTGATGGTTTGGTTGGAATTAAGAGTGAGAACCACGTCATTGTGAGCAATGATACAGTTGTGATTGAGAGTGGAAACCAAAGAGCAAGTACCTTGAACAATGAGGAAGTTGTGCCTGAACGACCTGATACATTTGAACACGTTGCAGGTGATGATTTGGTTGCAATTAAGAGTGAAAACCAAGTCCTTGCAAACAATGATATGGATGTGATTAAGATTGAAAACCAAAGATTAGCAAATTCTTCGAATGATAAGGAAGTTGTGGCTGAAGGACCTGATTCAGTTGAACACGTTCCAGGTGATGGTTTGGTTGCAATTAAGAGTGAAGACCAAGTCATGGCGAACAATGATGTGGATGTGATTAAGAGTGAAAACCAAAGATTAGCAAATTCTTCGAAAGATAAGGAAGTTGTGGCTGAAGGACCTGATTCAGTTGAACACGTTGCAGATGATGGTTTGGTTGCGGTTAAGAGTGAAAGCCTAAGTGTTTTGAACAGTGATATGATTGCTGGTTTGATTGCAACTAAAGGTGAAAACCAAGGACCTGATTCAGTTGAACACGTTCCAAGTGATGGTTTGGTTGTGATTACGAGTGAAAACCAAAGTTTATTGAACAGTGATATGGTTACTGGTTTGGTTGCAACTAAAGGTGAAAATCAAGGCGTTATGGAAAATGAAATGAACTTGGACACTACTGGAAATACTGACATCAAGACTGCTGAGGTTGTTTCAGATGAAAAGGATTCCGTTGGTGAAAACATTAGATGGTGTGAAACAGTTGATGGAGATGGAGTAGGTGCTCAGTGTAATCTTAATTATAATACAGATATCAAGGATGatatgaatactcttgagaaaACAAATACAAAGAAAAATGTTTACCAACTAAACGGTCAGGTAGAAGTCAGCACAACCCCATTTAGCGATAAGGTTGAATCTCTAATGAGTAAGTTGGCCTATTTGTCACTAAATACTCCTGAAATAGCAGTTAGAAGGACGCCATTTGCTGTCAAGAATTCTTCCGTTGATTGTCTTGATTTTTCTGAAGAAGCTGTCCAGGTAGTTGGGAAGACTGATTTAGATCTTCCTTCTTTAGAAATTGATCATAAAGAAAACAACAATTTATGA
- the LOC104103193 gene encoding PWWP domain-containing protein 5-like gives MSAKYDPTDLNSGVVNVEVKNEDINVVSVGQLGNETLIENRSNQHLVGESVVDGVRVFGEGNEIGEGLRLQMEDLDVEIDLDSGDLDCQMGFLGNDGLNFKPLVDLGVNVSTDVANVKCAEVLDKGGFSHIAGDGNVVEGSETRDVLVRNNEFVCTTVYSDSQVVDMDGNQDGLNEVQLIEVELKNEDGVGVCPDTLVPERRGDNDRMEEEGKFYVSDLVWGKVRSHPWWPGQIFEPSAASDRAMKYFKKDSYLIAYFGDQTFAWNEASRIKPFRTYFSQMEKQSNSERFSHAVGCALDEVSRRVQFRLACSCLQEETRAKMKSQIVMNAGIRAESSMRVGGYYFSDETSFNPAELVRSLKSAAAAPHSGVDRLSFVLAKAQLAAFNCWKGYYEVPIIEEYSDLENDNDVEPLHGKKDVAGVASEENSDLEDTSSTKRRRRSGVDERHGEKEKSMSILIYGSSSSIPNDQTKSRGRAGRERKSMSSEKRRLDSMPSDSKAKRRKKVVSQSNGNKMSSPPKAADQILKSTDRSSQRRIGKRSEKSRNVGFGDSVAGPVKPEEQLIPKEFPSPTELLSKLYLAARDPMNGYSILLSVAGLFCDYRNMTSLETTESGDLTKMAEKDIEKKSSNSASPETLSLQGIEDSYWTDRIIQCNPEDQVLFEVQNQEDFPNGKWVTSPGLGSAENSERENLSVLVHGNSEYSPTALVLNFSDLESIPPIADLNRIFSQYGPLCESETEVIDKSKRGKVVFKSRTDAETAFSKSGKFSIFGPSLISYRLQYSPSPRKASCTSKRKRKYAAST, from the coding sequence ATGTCGGCAAAATACGATCCTACTGACCTAAATTCCGGAGTTGTTAATGTTGAGGTGAAAAACGAGGATATTAATGTTGTTAGTGTTGGTCAATTAGGAAATGAAACCCTAATTGAGAATCGAAGTAATCAGCATTTAGTTGGTGAATCTGTTGTTGATGGGGTTAGGGTTTTTGGAGAAGGGAATGAGATTGGTGAGGGTTTAAGATTGCAAATGGAAGATTTAGATGTGGAAATTGATTTGGATTCGGGTGATCTCGATTGTCAAATGGGGTTTTTAGGAAATGATGGGCTTAACTTTAAACCTTTGGTTGATCTGGGGGTGAATGTGAGTACAGATGTAGCAAATGTGAAGTGTGCCGAAGTCCTTGATAAAGGGGGATTTTCGCATATTGCTGGAGACGGGAATGTAGTCGAAGGAAGTGAGACGCGAGACGTATTAGTTAGGAACAATGAATTTGTTTGTACAACGGTTTACAGTGACTCTCAAGTGGTGGATATGGATGGGAATCAAGACGGATTAAATGAAGTACAACTGATAGAAGTTGAGTTGAAAAATGAAGATGGTGTAGGTGTTTGCCCTGATACTCTAGTTCCAGAAAGACGAGGGGATAATGACAGAATGGAAGAGGAAGGGAAATTTTATGTGTCTGATTTAGTATGGGGTAAGGTGAGGAGTCATCCGTGGTGGCCTGGACAGATATTTGAGCCTTCTGCTGCATCAGACAGAGCAATGAAATACTTTAAAAAGGACAGCTATCTGATAGCATATTTTGGTGACCAGACATTTGCATGGAATGAAGCATCTCGCATTAAGCCATTTAGGACGTACTTCTCTCAAATGGAGAAACAGAGCAACTCAGAACGCTTTTCTCATGCCGTGGGCTGTGCTCTAGATGAAGTCTCTCGACGGGTTCAGTTTAGGCTGGCCTGCTCATGTTTGCAGGAGGAGACCCGAGCAAAAATGAAATCCCAGATTGTTATGAATGCTGGTATCAGGGCAGAATCAAGCATGAGAGTTGGAGGTTACTATTTTTCAGATGAAACCTCATTTAACCCTGCCGAACTTGTTAGATCACTGAAGTCAGCAGCTGCAGCCCCACATTCTGGGGTTGATAGATTGTCATTTGTGTTGGCAAAAGCTCAATTGGCAGCCTTTAATTGCTGGAAGGGTTATTACGAGGTCCCAATAATAGAAGAATATAGTGATTTGGAGAATGATAATGATGTTGAACCACTGCATGGGAAGAAAGATGTGGCAGGAGTGGCTTCAGAGGAAAATTCAGATCTCGAAGATACATCCTCTACAAAGCGTCGTCGACGCTCGGGAGTTGATGAGCGCCATggtgaaaaagaaaaatcaatgTCCATCTTGATTTATGGGAGCAGTTCAAGCATACCAAATGATCAGACGAAATCTAGAGGGAGAGCTGGGCGGGAGAGGAAGTCTATGTCTTCTGAGAAGAGACGTCTTGACTCTATGCCTAGTGATTCCAAGgcaaaaagaaggaaaaaggtaGTGTCACAAAGCAATGGTAATAAGATGTCTTCACCACCTAAAGCTGCAGACCAAATTCTCAAGTCTACTGACAGAAGTTCCCAAAGAAGAATTGGAAAGCGTAGTGAAAAGTCGAGAAATGTTGGTTTTGGAGATTCAGTAGCTGGTCCCGTGAAACCTGAAGAACAGTTGATTCCAAAAGAGTTCCCTTCTCCAACAGAGCTGCTCTCAAAGCTCTATTTGGCTGCCAGGGATCCCATGAATGGGTATAGTATTTTGTTATCAGTAGCTGGTCTGTTCTGTGATTACAGAAATATGACTAGCTTGGAAACTACTGAGTCAGGAGACCTCACAAAGATGGCAGAAAAGGATATAGAGAAAAAATCATCCAACTCAGCTTCTCCTGAAACATTGTCACTACAAGGTATTGAAGACTCCTATTGGACTGATAGGATTATTCAATGCAACCCTGAGGATCAGGTGTTATTTGAGGTCCAAAATCAAGAGGATTTTCCTAATGGTAAATGGGTTACTTCTCCTGGCCTGGGCTCGGCTGAGAATTCGGAAAGAGAAAATCTCTCTGTTCTTGTGCATGGAAATTCTGAGTACTCGCCAACTGCATTGGTTCTTAACTTTTCAGATCTAGAATCAATTCCTCCCATAGCAGATCTAAACAGAATATTTAGTCAGTATGGTCCACTTTGTGAATCTGAGACTGAAGTTATTGACAAGAGCAAACGAGGGAAAGTTGTTTTCAAGAGCCGCACTGATGCTGAAACTGCTTTTAGCAAGTCAGGGAAATTTAGTATTTTTGGTCCATCACTCATCAGTTACCGCCTACAATATTCGCCATCACCACGAAAAGCATCTTGTACCTCAAAACGTAAAAGGAAGTATGCAGCATCTACATAA